One segment of Candidatus Arsenophonus lipoptenae DNA contains the following:
- the tuf gene encoding elongation factor Tu: protein MSKEKFERKKPHINVGTIGHVDHGKTTLTAAITTVLAEAYGGNARAFDQIDNAPEEKARGITISTSHVEYDTSTRHYAHVDCPGHADYVKNMITGAAQMDGAILVVAATDGPMPQTREHILLGRQVGVPYIIVFLNKCDMVDDEELLELVEMEVRELLSQYDFPGDDTPVIKGSALKALEGAKVWKEKIFELAKALDNYIPEPKRSIDKPFLLPIEDVFSISGRGTVVTGRVERGIIKVGEEVEIVGIKETSKTTCTGVEMFRKLLDEGRAGENIGVLLRGTKREDVERGQVLAKPGSINPHTQFESEVYILNKDEGGRHTPFFKGYRPQFYFRTTDVTGTIELPEGIEMVMPGDNIKMKVTLIAPIAMDEGLRFAIREGGHTVGAGVISKIII, encoded by the coding sequence GTGTCTAAAGAAAAATTTGAACGTAAAAAACCACATATTAATGTTGGTACAATTGGTCATGTTGATCATGGTAAAACAACTTTAACTGCAGCAATTACTACTGTATTAGCGGAAGCCTATGGTGGCAATGCTCGTGCATTTGATCAAATTGATAATGCACCTGAAGAAAAAGCTCGTGGTATTACCATTTCTACTTCTCATGTAGAATATGATACATCTACTCGTCATTATGCACATGTGGATTGTCCAGGTCATGCTGATTATGTAAAAAATATGATTACAGGGGCGGCACAAATGGATGGCGCTATTTTAGTTGTTGCAGCAACAGATGGTCCAATGCCACAAACTCGTGAACATATATTATTAGGTCGTCAGGTAGGAGTTCCTTATATAATTGTTTTTTTAAATAAATGCGATATGGTTGATGATGAAGAATTATTAGAATTAGTGGAAATGGAAGTACGCGAGTTGCTTTCTCAGTATGATTTTCCAGGAGATGATACACCAGTAATTAAGGGTTCAGCATTAAAAGCATTAGAAGGTGCTAAAGTATGGAAAGAAAAAATTTTTGAATTAGCTAAAGCATTAGATAATTATATTCCAGAACCTAAAAGATCAATAGATAAACCTTTTTTATTACCAATTGAAGATGTATTTTCTATATCAGGTAGAGGTACTGTTGTAACTGGTAGAGTTGAACGTGGTATTATAAAAGTTGGTGAAGAAGTTGAGATAGTTGGAATTAAAGAAACATCTAAGACTACTTGTACTGGTGTAGAGATGTTTCGTAAACTTTTGGATGAAGGTCGAGCTGGTGAAAATATAGGTGTATTATTACGAGGTACTAAGCGTGAAGATGTAGAGCGAGGACAAGTTTTGGCAAAACCAGGTTCAATTAATCCACATACTCAATTTGAATCAGAAGTTTATATTTTAAATAAAGATGAGGGTGGGCGTCATACACCGTTTTTTAAGGGTTATCGTCCTCAGTTTTATTTTAGAACTACTGATGTAACTGGTACAATAGAATTACCGGAAGGTATAGAAATGGTAATGCCAGGTGATAATATTAAGATGAAAGTAACGTTAATAGCGCCAATTGCAATGGATGAAGGATTACGTTTTGCAATAAGAGAAGGAGGTCATACAGTAGGTGCTGGGGTTATTTCAAAAATAATTATTTAA
- the secE gene encoding preprotein translocase subunit SecE produces the protein MNANSNTKEKGRNFDIAKWILITVLIVIAIVGNYYFRQYNSTLRFISVVFILFLAGGIALYTSKGKATLEFSREALVEIRKVIWPTRQETLQTTLIITIVTIVMALILWGLDGVLVRLISFITSLRF, from the coding sequence ATGAACGCTAATAGTAATACTAAAGAAAAAGGACGTAATTTTGATATAGCAAAATGGATATTAATAACTGTTCTTATAGTTATTGCTATTGTTGGTAACTATTATTTCAGGCAATACAATTCTACATTACGTTTTATATCAGTTGTTTTTATTCTTTTTCTTGCAGGTGGTATTGCTTTATATACATCAAAAGGAAAGGCAACGTTAGAATTTTCTCGTGAAGCTCTTGTTGAAATACGTAAAGTTATTTGGCCTACACGTCAGGAAACATTACAGACAACATTAATTATTACGATAGTTACTATTGTAATGGCTCTCATTCTTTGGGGATTAGATGGAGTATTAGTACGTTTAATTTCATTTATTACAAGCTTGAGGTTTTGA